A stretch of the Veillonella parvula DSM 2008 genome encodes the following:
- a CDS encoding TonB-dependent receptor has protein sequence MMKRMNKQVYVAVLMALTTMSINSYAADVTMNNNEEEVTINVTANRTSLLDLDTPVSTSVITQEDIQNSGAKTAFDAVANVPGVTINSFSASGADFGGMDSRTNIRGLDRGALVLVNGVPMNLNGKSGIGSIPTSAIERIEVVKGAASTLYGAEALGGVINIITKTPSKEGGSATVAVGNRGSKRFDISYGTDRFLVGIDRKYWGTQDPSTPVRYDYTGRKGYDYYTTRNKGNSLGVFMSGKLSDKITLNYTRAESRSSFGLISTERNPVRQARHSTTYHYKDDRNNASLIYKDDNTTGTLFYNDRTMRGESRVHSAKQFKPTETSYVARQYGIDVQHEWDFRGGKDYLIAGVTGKQETYRATHAPVYTRPHRNTYAVYSSYSREINPKWTAILGLRYTAISDPIKDQHVLTPQFQLLHTINKASSMYLNIGKAYTMPSLSDSFRSVNRQYTAVSGKNLKPEEGWNYELGYKRLNKKDSWKVDVFYMDFKNFFQWQPDVNGRPTVRVNGGKFHNVGIEAEYSRHLSDRLKMSVSGSYSNPKQKEMNETYWKQAAPKLQFTTGIHYKSPTWEAGTSFSFVTKRLRNRDGGLNPNIALWNAYVGYHFNKDATLRLDARNLLNRHNVVSNGDYEYWDAPFNYELSYTQKF, from the coding sequence ATGATGAAACGAATGAATAAACAAGTCTATGTAGCAGTGCTTATGGCATTAACTACTATGTCAATTAATAGTTATGCTGCAGATGTAACAATGAACAATAATGAGGAAGAAGTTACCATAAATGTTACCGCTAATCGTACATCGTTATTAGATTTAGATACACCAGTATCGACTTCTGTTATTACCCAAGAGGATATACAAAATAGCGGTGCTAAGACGGCTTTTGATGCGGTCGCTAATGTACCGGGTGTAACCATTAACTCCTTTAGTGCGTCTGGCGCAGATTTTGGTGGCATGGATAGCCGTACGAATATTCGTGGTCTCGATCGCGGTGCACTTGTTCTTGTAAACGGTGTACCTATGAACTTAAATGGTAAGAGCGGAATTGGCTCTATACCTACCAGTGCCATTGAGCGCATCGAAGTTGTAAAGGGGGCGGCCTCTACCTTATATGGCGCAGAAGCTTTAGGTGGCGTTATAAATATTATTACAAAAACGCCGTCAAAAGAGGGCGGTTCTGCTACGGTAGCTGTAGGTAATCGAGGCTCCAAGAGATTTGATATTTCTTATGGTACTGATCGATTCCTCGTTGGTATCGATAGAAAATACTGGGGGACTCAAGATCCATCTACACCGGTGCGGTATGACTATACAGGCCGCAAGGGTTATGATTACTACACTACGCGCAATAAAGGTAATTCCTTAGGTGTGTTCATGAGCGGTAAGCTTTCAGATAAGATAACCTTAAATTATACTCGCGCTGAAAGCCGTTCCTCCTTTGGTTTGATTAGTACAGAAAGAAATCCTGTGAGACAGGCTCGTCATTCTACGACATATCATTACAAGGATGACCGCAATAATGCATCTTTGATTTATAAAGATGATAATACGACGGGAACATTGTTTTATAACGACCGTACTATGCGTGGTGAAAGCCGTGTTCATAGTGCTAAACAGTTCAAGCCGACCGAAACCAGTTATGTAGCTCGTCAATATGGTATAGATGTACAACATGAATGGGACTTTAGAGGCGGTAAGGATTATTTGATTGCCGGTGTTACAGGTAAGCAAGAAACCTATCGTGCCACACATGCCCCTGTGTATACACGGCCTCATCGTAATACCTATGCGGTGTACAGTAGCTATTCTCGTGAAATCAATCCCAAATGGACTGCCATTTTGGGCTTGCGTTATACAGCCATTAGTGATCCTATTAAGGACCAACATGTGTTAACGCCTCAGTTCCAATTGTTGCACACCATCAATAAAGCTTCCTCCATGTACTTAAATATAGGGAAAGCTTACACGATGCCTAGCTTGAGTGATTCATTCCGTAGCGTGAACCGCCAATACACAGCAGTAAGTGGTAAAAATCTTAAGCCTGAAGAGGGTTGGAACTATGAATTAGGTTATAAACGTCTTAATAAGAAGGATAGCTGGAAGGTGGACGTGTTCTATATGGACTTCAAGAACTTCTTCCAATGGCAACCTGATGTAAATGGTCGCCCAACCGTTCGCGTAAACGGTGGTAAATTCCACAATGTTGGGATTGAAGCTGAGTATAGTAGACATTTGTCAGATCGACTCAAAATGAGTGTAAGTGGTTCTTATTCTAATCCAAAACAAAAGGAAATGAATGAAACCTATTGGAAACAAGCGGCTCCTAAGTTACAGTTTACAACCGGCATTCATTATAAAAGCCCAACCTGGGAAGCTGGTACATCCTTTAGCTTTGTTACCAAACGTTTGCGCAATCGTGATGGCGGCTTGAATCCTAACATTGCTCTTTGGAATGCTTACGTTGGGTATCACTTTAACAAAGATGCTACATTACGCCTCGATGCACGCAATCTTTTGAATCGTCATAATGTGGTATCCAATGGAGATTATGAATACTGGGATGCACCATTCAATTATGAATTAAGTTATACACAAAAATTTTAA
- a CDS encoding TonB-dependent receptor plug domain-containing protein has translation MRQQIKQRISILVGLALIGLSVNGYAAEVSADKTPTIAASSETNGVSEIHTINVTANRMALLDLDTPAAMDVITQKDLANSGAKNAFDAVNMVPGITSFSYGASGLEYGAMDSRVNIRGLERGSLILMNGVPMNLNGKGGLSSIPTSSIERIEVLKGAASALYGADAMSGVINVITKTPSKEGGSATVGFGNMGRQTYKINYGTPRFLIGVERNFFGAQDPETPIRSDIGAYARGYEYYTARNKGNSLGVFMSGKLNDKLTLNFSRFEGNSSFGQLSTETNPIKQKLHSTTYAYKDTKNNASLVYKDGNTTGTIFYNDRDLYGKSRIHSKKTYTLSDNNYIARQYGFDVQHEWDFRGGKDYFIAGVLGKRETYRTKSGPYYGNPHRNSYAIYGTYSYQINPKWTSILGLRYSDIKDPVKNQRVLIPQFQLQHRINKESSMYINVGKAFRMPNLSDTFKKINKGYASVSGRNLKPEEGWNYELGYKHITNKDSWKVALFYMDFKNFFSWKPDSNGKNTIRVNGGRYRNVGIEAQYGRKLTDHLKMTVGASYSNPKQREIDKTYWKQANPKLQFTGGIHYNSSTWTAGTSINFVTKRMKNRDGGTNPNLIAWNAYVGYQFNENSSLRLDARNLLNRHNVISNGDWEYWDEPFNYQLSYTQKF, from the coding sequence ATGAGACAACAAATTAAGCAGCGTATATCTATACTTGTGGGTTTAGCATTGATAGGATTGTCTGTGAATGGATATGCAGCAGAGGTAAGTGCTGATAAGACTCCCACTATAGCTGCATCGAGTGAAACTAATGGAGTATCTGAAATCCATACTATTAATGTAACAGCAAATCGCATGGCTCTTTTAGATTTAGATACGCCGGCTGCGATGGATGTTATTACTCAAAAGGACTTAGCTAATAGCGGTGCTAAAAATGCATTTGATGCAGTTAATATGGTACCAGGCATTACGTCTTTTTCCTATGGTGCATCCGGTCTTGAATATGGGGCTATGGATAGCCGTGTGAATATCCGTGGCCTTGAACGGGGATCCTTGATTCTCATGAATGGAGTACCGATGAACCTCAATGGCAAGGGCGGCCTTAGTTCTATTCCGACTAGCTCTATTGAACGCATTGAAGTATTAAAAGGTGCAGCCTCTGCTTTATATGGCGCTGATGCTATGAGTGGTGTTATCAATGTAATTACTAAGACTCCAAGTAAAGAAGGGGGCTCTGCTACGGTAGGTTTTGGTAATATGGGTCGCCAAACTTATAAAATTAACTATGGCACGCCTCGCTTCTTAATTGGTGTGGAACGTAACTTCTTTGGTGCTCAAGATCCAGAAACCCCTATCCGCTCCGATATCGGTGCTTATGCTAGAGGCTATGAATATTATACAGCTCGTAACAAAGGGAATTCCTTAGGTGTATTTATGAGCGGCAAATTAAATGATAAGTTGACTTTGAACTTTAGTCGCTTTGAAGGTAATTCTTCTTTTGGACAGTTGAGTACAGAAACGAATCCTATTAAGCAAAAGCTTCACTCTACAACATATGCTTATAAAGATACTAAAAATAATGCGTCTTTAGTTTATAAAGATGGCAATACTACAGGTACAATCTTCTACAATGATAGAGATTTGTATGGTAAAAGTCGCATACATAGCAAAAAGACATATACGTTGAGTGATAACAACTATATTGCTCGACAATATGGTTTCGATGTGCAACATGAATGGGACTTCCGCGGTGGCAAGGACTATTTCATTGCAGGTGTACTTGGTAAACGAGAAACATATCGCACTAAATCTGGTCCATACTATGGAAATCCACATCGCAATAGTTATGCCATTTATGGTACATACTCCTATCAAATCAATCCTAAATGGACTAGTATTTTAGGCTTGCGTTATTCGGATATTAAAGACCCTGTGAAAAATCAACGCGTATTAATTCCTCAGTTCCAATTACAACATCGTATTAACAAGGAATCATCCATGTACATAAATGTTGGTAAAGCCTTTAGAATGCCGAACTTAAGCGATACTTTCAAGAAAATTAATAAAGGCTATGCCTCTGTTAGTGGACGTAATTTGAAACCTGAAGAAGGTTGGAATTACGAATTAGGCTATAAACACATTACTAACAAAGATAGCTGGAAAGTAGCGCTCTTCTATATGGACTTTAAAAACTTCTTCTCTTGGAAACCGGATAGCAATGGTAAAAACACGATTCGCGTAAATGGTGGTCGCTATAGAAATGTCGGTATCGAAGCCCAATATGGTCGTAAATTAACAGATCACTTAAAAATGACTGTGGGTGCATCGTATTCTAATCCAAAACAACGAGAAATCGATAAGACCTATTGGAAACAAGCTAACCCTAAATTGCAATTTACAGGGGGTATCCATTACAATAGCTCAACCTGGACTGCAGGTACTAGCATCAACTTTGTCACAAAACGGATGAAGAACCGCGATGGCGGTACAAACCCAAATCTTATAGCTTGGAATGCATACGTAGGCTATCAGTTCAATGAAAACTCATCCTTGCGGCTAGATGCACGTAACTTGTTAAACCGTCATAATGTTATTTCCAACGGCGACTGGGAATACTGGGATGAACCATTTAATTACCAACTTAGCTATACTCAAAAATTCTAG
- a CDS encoding ABC transporter substrate-binding protein codes for MNKKIGFFICLMILLCVCIAGCGPQSEANVTPYTRYVDSHDGVQVAVPEHPKRILSLSSAVDTILLGLIEPERLAGINKLSTYEEYSLEAKRAKLVKPVLSSYPLEKIIALKPDLVIAPDYISADVIYGLRHMGIATVVVPTPSTVDGVIQNVMDIAHIIGEDEKGSFYIRKIHREIDEIKHLAESIPIEQRKTVLFVSSMDGYTGTGSLFDDMCHYMSIYNAPDRIGLPPHIPFGEERVLAMNPDYIFIPSYKGMDKNLADRYLKNPAFQNLPAIKENRVKPLPAAYLYTMNQHIGEAMLAIMYTVYPQLERNSHD; via the coding sequence ATGAACAAGAAAATTGGATTTTTCATATGTTTGATGATACTCCTTTGTGTATGTATAGCGGGTTGTGGACCTCAATCGGAGGCAAATGTAACGCCATATACTCGTTATGTTGACAGTCATGATGGCGTTCAAGTTGCTGTTCCAGAGCATCCAAAACGGATTTTATCACTGTCTTCTGCGGTCGACACAATTTTATTAGGACTTATAGAACCAGAACGTTTAGCAGGCATTAATAAATTGTCTACCTATGAGGAATATTCGCTAGAGGCGAAGCGCGCAAAGCTGGTAAAACCAGTGTTGAGTTCGTATCCTTTGGAGAAAATCATAGCCTTGAAACCGGATCTCGTTATAGCGCCAGATTATATATCGGCTGATGTTATCTATGGTTTACGGCACATGGGTATAGCCACTGTTGTGGTACCTACCCCTTCTACGGTGGACGGAGTGATTCAGAATGTGATGGATATTGCTCATATTATCGGCGAAGATGAAAAGGGTAGCTTTTACATTCGGAAGATTCATCGTGAAATAGATGAAATAAAGCACCTAGCAGAATCTATTCCAATTGAGCAGCGTAAGACGGTTCTCTTTGTATCATCTATGGACGGATATACGGGAACAGGAAGCCTTTTTGATGATATGTGTCACTATATGAGTATCTATAATGCACCTGATCGGATTGGCTTACCACCGCACATACCCTTTGGGGAGGAGAGAGTGCTAGCCATGAATCCAGACTACATTTTTATTCCATCCTATAAGGGAATGGACAAGAATTTGGCGGATCGATATTTAAAAAATCCGGCCTTTCAAAATCTGCCGGCTATCAAGGAAAATCGTGTTAAGCCTTTACCGGCAGCGTACTTATATACTATGAATCAGCATATTGGGGAAGCGATGCTAGCCATTATGTATACTGTGTATCCTCAATTAGAAAGGAATTCTCATGACTAA
- a CDS encoding FecCD family ABC transporter permease, with translation MTKQTQRIMAITLIGVLLCIVSLLALHVGTIMIPIGGGVQSILNGMGIPVSFTEPITAEQEAVLWFIRMPRLIIGLLVGGALAIAGAVMQGVFSNPLADPGIMGVSAGASLGAVIAIALGVTSLGMFYMPAFAFVGAFVSVGITILLTWRNNKLDTTTLLLAGVAVSMLLGAFTSGILTMINEYRLREFLFWMVGGLDYRRWDHVLLAVGPIMTGSVILMMLGRHLNVLVLGDTEARALGLPVMVYRMLFLFLASVVTATAVCVSGSIGFVGLVVPHIVRILVGPDHRILLPMAAVGGALFLVFCDTLGRVIAQPVEIRVGIMTALLGAPYFLYLLHRLRRKGGA, from the coding sequence ATGACTAAACAGACACAACGCATCATGGCGATAACTTTGATTGGGGTATTGCTATGTATCGTGAGCTTATTGGCGCTCCATGTAGGGACCATTATGATTCCTATTGGAGGGGGTGTGCAAAGTATTTTAAATGGCATGGGCATACCTGTGAGTTTTACGGAGCCTATTACGGCTGAACAAGAGGCGGTACTGTGGTTTATCCGCATGCCGCGCCTCATCATTGGACTACTCGTAGGCGGTGCCTTGGCAATCGCTGGCGCCGTTATGCAAGGCGTTTTCTCAAACCCTTTGGCGGATCCAGGTATTATGGGCGTATCCGCAGGGGCGTCTCTCGGCGCCGTTATTGCCATTGCTCTTGGCGTGACATCTCTCGGTATGTTTTACATGCCTGCTTTTGCCTTTGTCGGAGCCTTTGTATCCGTAGGGATTACGATTCTCTTAACATGGCGCAATAACAAGCTCGATACGACCACATTATTGCTAGCAGGGGTTGCTGTTAGTATGCTGCTCGGTGCTTTTACATCGGGTATCTTGACGATGATTAATGAATACCGTTTGCGTGAATTCCTATTCTGGATGGTAGGTGGCCTCGATTATCGTCGATGGGACCATGTTCTGCTTGCTGTAGGACCTATCATGACTGGCAGCGTTATATTAATGATGCTCGGTCGTCACCTGAATGTACTCGTTCTCGGCGATACAGAGGCGCGTGCCTTGGGTTTGCCTGTTATGGTGTATCGCATGCTATTCCTGTTTTTGGCATCTGTCGTTACTGCTACTGCGGTGTGCGTCAGTGGTTCCATTGGCTTTGTAGGTCTTGTGGTACCACATATTGTGCGTATCTTAGTAGGGCCAGATCATCGAATACTATTGCCTATGGCGGCCGTTGGAGGCGCATTATTCCTCGTATTCTGTGATACATTAGGTCGCGTTATTGCTCAGCCAGTTGAGATTCGCGTAGGTATCATGACGGCTCTATTAGGGGCACCATATTTTCTATATTTACTTCATCGCTTGCGTCGTAAAGGAGGGGCCTAA
- a CDS encoding ABC transporter ATP-binding protein, which translates to MKLDVQSLSVTLGDTTIVKEASFAIDRGEFVGIIGPNGSGKTTLLKALRGLYPTSGGDVLWDGKSISSLSDKEIAHHVAYMQQSVNVSFDYEAIDIVMTARYPYLKWWEQEGPEDKVIVEQAMKEVGVYHLRNRSVQSLSGGERQRVFLAKALAQQTEVLLLDEPTAALDLVYADDIFHEGRRLCDEGKTILIVVHDLELAAKYCTKLVLVSDGHIVDVGAPRDVLTADNLKAAFHLSAAVYDDPYFKQQRIFVFPKGTTDIEDYKQTETSGEMSIDPQLK; encoded by the coding sequence ATGAAACTAGATGTTCAATCTCTATCTGTCACATTAGGAGACACAACCATTGTGAAAGAGGCATCCTTTGCTATTGACCGGGGCGAGTTCGTAGGCATTATCGGCCCTAATGGCTCTGGTAAAACAACGTTGTTAAAAGCATTGCGTGGCCTTTATCCTACATCTGGTGGAGATGTTTTGTGGGATGGTAAAAGCATCTCTTCTTTGAGCGATAAAGAAATCGCTCATCATGTGGCGTATATGCAACAGTCTGTAAATGTTTCCTTCGATTATGAAGCCATCGATATTGTGATGACCGCTCGTTATCCTTATTTAAAATGGTGGGAACAAGAAGGCCCTGAAGATAAGGTTATCGTTGAACAGGCTATGAAAGAGGTAGGCGTTTATCATCTGCGGAATCGTTCTGTACAATCTTTGAGTGGCGGTGAGCGTCAACGGGTATTCTTAGCAAAGGCTTTGGCACAACAAACAGAGGTCCTATTACTAGATGAGCCGACGGCTGCCCTCGATCTAGTATATGCTGACGATATCTTTCATGAGGGTCGCAGATTATGTGACGAAGGTAAAACGATTTTAATTGTCGTTCATGACTTAGAATTAGCCGCAAAATATTGCACTAAACTCGTCTTAGTTAGTGATGGTCACATCGTTGATGTAGGTGCACCTCGAGATGTGCTCACTGCAGATAATTTAAAAGCTGCCTTCCACTTGTCTGCAGCAGTTTACGACGATCCATATTTCAAACAACAACGTATCTTTGTGTTCCCAAAAGGAACTACGGATATTGAGGATTATAAACAAACAGAGACTAGTGGAGAGATGTCAATTGACCCTCAACTGAAATAG
- a CDS encoding ATP-binding protein has translation MLYPFTAIVGQDEMKLALLLNAINPSIGGVLIEGEKGTAKSTAVRALPSLLPPMETGTDAMTVVELPINATEDRVVGSINLEKALQEGVKAFEPGILHAAHQNILYVDEVNLLDDHIVDILLDVAAMGVNTVEREGVSHSHPSRFILVGTMNPEEGDLRPQLLDRFGLSVMVYGEQDPAQRMEVIKRRLAFGDAPEAFIASYEESEQALHERLLQARKLLPTIIPSDDSLLKIASISIGVGVDGHRSDITMMHTARAHAAFHGRSQIIDDDIKVAARLTLKHRMRRLPFEEQGHDEDRIDTAVSAVIEG, from the coding sequence ATGTTATATCCATTTACTGCTATTGTTGGTCAAGATGAAATGAAATTGGCTCTTTTGCTAAATGCCATCAATCCGTCCATTGGCGGTGTGTTAATTGAGGGCGAAAAGGGCACTGCAAAGTCTACGGCTGTACGTGCATTGCCAAGCCTGTTACCTCCGATGGAAACAGGGACTGATGCGATGACCGTAGTAGAATTACCTATAAATGCTACGGAAGACCGCGTTGTAGGGTCTATTAATTTAGAAAAGGCATTGCAAGAGGGGGTAAAAGCTTTTGAACCGGGGATTTTACACGCAGCACATCAAAATATTCTCTATGTAGATGAGGTGAATCTATTAGATGACCATATTGTAGATATTTTGCTAGACGTGGCCGCTATGGGGGTAAATACGGTAGAGCGAGAAGGGGTAAGCCATTCTCATCCATCTCGCTTCATCCTCGTCGGAACTATGAACCCTGAAGAGGGGGACCTAAGACCTCAGCTATTAGATCGCTTTGGGTTGTCCGTCATGGTCTATGGTGAACAGGATCCAGCCCAGCGGATGGAGGTGATTAAGCGACGTCTTGCATTTGGCGATGCTCCAGAAGCGTTTATAGCGTCTTATGAGGAATCGGAGCAAGCATTACATGAGCGCTTGCTACAAGCTCGCAAATTATTGCCAACCATTATTCCCTCCGATGATAGTTTGCTTAAGATAGCAAGCATTAGTATCGGCGTTGGCGTTGATGGCCATCGTTCAGATATTACGATGATGCACACCGCTCGCGCTCATGCAGCCTTTCACGGTCGCTCACAAATCATAGATGACGACATTAAGGTGGCCGCAAGATTGACGTTAAAACATCGCATGCGGAGATTGCCTTTTGAAGAACAAGGTCACGACGAAGACCGCATCGATACAGCAGTATCTGCGGTAATCGAGGGCTAG
- a CDS encoding VWA domain-containing protein produces METSVQEALKIGLVNDQIHSIVISGGTGVGKSFMVRQCLDTWHIPYRVIPVYIDNSQLQESIDFEASLEQGKMIMASSLLDDDNTRCWLIDDGHVVSPEVRHALLTEAKRRQILLIMTINHEDRALTDAEWELVDVHVSMEPASLESRMAVLQQTRDVISCADTVLPSTEEHSFKDVVSLIDHKRISSIAVPDAMISLAISYALQARTVGYGAEFVLLQVMKSLALLDGVSYCKPIHAERGALYVLPHRMKRDDTTTSQPSQGENGNSKTDRNQLENRAEHASDQADEDAQYEADQNDSMGNEAAPKDSNANDGDTHSAMNSAEDASSQQDDSSEADGSNQSNDLDATQKESCDSEAMNVGGDDSQRLSSLCLPDTVARIANQLFQWKLESSKTVDRQYRKGSGRRLMTKTKDTRGRMIRAYQDEHALEDLALVDTLRAAAPYQRLRAATKTEQEKLSTQSQQLKHQGGKGLAIVIKPQDYRRKAREKRIGAYQLFVVDASGSMAARHRMEATKAAILSLLRDSYIHRDSVGLIAFRKESAEVLLPFTRSVERAERLLTSMPTGGKTPLAHGLRMAYTLCDRLLRAHRAERIQIICITDGRATSGDSEDPVAESKQWARILGTLPVDCIVIDTETGFIKLGLAKELCKLMNGSYYAMDTITADRILRVSRR; encoded by the coding sequence ATGGAAACATCTGTACAAGAGGCTCTCAAAATAGGCCTTGTAAACGACCAGATACATAGCATTGTCATTTCTGGGGGAACTGGTGTCGGTAAAAGCTTTATGGTTCGTCAGTGCCTCGATACATGGCATATTCCCTATCGTGTTATACCGGTTTATATAGATAACTCACAACTTCAAGAAAGCATCGATTTTGAAGCCTCTCTCGAGCAAGGTAAGATGATCATGGCCTCTAGTCTATTAGATGACGATAATACTCGATGCTGGCTCATCGATGATGGTCATGTGGTATCCCCAGAAGTGCGTCATGCCTTATTAACAGAGGCAAAACGCCGCCAAATCTTGTTGATTATGACCATAAACCATGAGGATAGAGCCTTAACTGATGCGGAATGGGAACTCGTAGATGTACACGTATCTATGGAACCAGCTTCATTGGAGTCTAGGATGGCGGTATTACAACAAACTCGAGATGTAATTTCTTGTGCAGATACTGTGTTACCTTCAACAGAAGAGCACTCATTTAAGGATGTAGTCAGTTTAATCGATCATAAGCGGATTTCATCGATTGCCGTTCCTGATGCAATGATTTCATTAGCCATTTCCTATGCACTCCAAGCTCGTACTGTAGGTTACGGTGCAGAGTTTGTATTGCTCCAAGTTATGAAATCACTGGCGCTTCTTGATGGTGTTTCTTACTGTAAGCCCATTCATGCAGAGCGGGGTGCTCTTTATGTACTGCCTCATCGGATGAAGCGTGATGACACAACCACATCACAGCCTTCACAAGGGGAGAATGGAAATAGTAAAACGGATAGAAATCAACTAGAAAATAGGGCCGAACATGCATCGGACCAAGCTGATGAAGATGCACAATATGAAGCGGACCAAAACGATTCTATGGGCAATGAAGCAGCTCCTAAGGATTCAAACGCTAATGATGGGGACACTCATTCTGCTATGAATAGTGCAGAAGATGCATCTTCTCAGCAAGACGATTCAAGTGAAGCTGATGGTTCTAATCAATCTAACGACTTAGATGCTACACAGAAGGAATCCTGTGATTCCGAAGCTATGAACGTAGGTGGAGACGACTCACAACGCTTGTCCTCTTTATGTTTGCCCGATACGGTTGCCCGTATAGCTAACCAATTATTCCAATGGAAACTAGAATCCTCTAAAACAGTAGACCGTCAGTATCGCAAGGGCTCCGGCCGTCGCCTCATGACCAAAACAAAGGACACGAGAGGGCGTATGATTCGAGCTTACCAAGATGAACATGCCTTAGAGGACTTGGCGCTAGTAGATACGTTGCGTGCAGCAGCACCCTACCAACGATTGCGGGCTGCTACTAAAACGGAACAAGAAAAACTATCTACTCAGTCCCAGCAATTAAAGCATCAAGGCGGCAAGGGATTAGCTATAGTGATAAAACCTCAGGATTATCGCCGAAAAGCCCGTGAAAAGCGCATTGGTGCATATCAACTTTTCGTGGTAGATGCCAGTGGATCTATGGCGGCGCGTCATCGCATGGAGGCCACAAAAGCGGCTATTCTAAGTCTCTTGCGAGATTCTTATATCCACCGTGATTCGGTAGGGCTCATTGCGTTCCGCAAGGAGTCGGCAGAGGTGTTATTGCCTTTCACGCGCAGCGTTGAGCGAGCAGAGCGATTGTTAACCTCTATGCCTACAGGCGGTAAAACGCCGTTAGCTCACGGTTTACGGATGGCCTATACCCTGTGCGATAGATTGTTACGTGCCCATCGGGCGGAACGAATTCAGATTATATGTATCACCGATGGTCGAGCTACGTCGGGTGATTCTGAAGACCCTGTAGCCGAGTCCAAGCAATGGGCTCGTATCCTTGGTACTTTGCCTGTAGATTGTATTGTTATCGATACGGAAACGGGCTTTATCAAACTTGGATTGGCTAAGGAATTATGTAAATTGATGAATGGCAGTTATTATGCCATGGATACTATTACGGCAGATCGTATTTTGCGAGTGTCTCGGAGGTAG